The DNA region CCTGAAGAAATTTTACTGCGAGATCGACCGCGCCCTGGAGGACGTCGCCTTTCGGCTCTGCAAGCAGTGCCTTGTGCCGCTCCGCAAGCCAGGGTCCATAGGCCTTTGCGAGGCCGCCGAGCAGGCAGATCGCCGGACATTGCGGCCAGAGGAGGGTGTCCAAGTTCTCGTCGATCGCCGCTGCGGCGTCCTTAACGATGGCAATTGCGATCTCGTCGTCTTGGGCGGCATATTCGAAGACCAGCGGCGCATAGCGCGCGAAATCCTTGGGCTTTGCGGTATGGGCGAATTCCACGACGCGTTCGGGGTTGCCGCCGTATTCAGACATCAGCCTTGCGGTCAGCGGCGACGACGGACGCACCTTGTCGTAGGCGAGCAGGGACTTTTCCAATAGGTCGCGGCCGAGGCGCGCGCCGCTTGCCTGGTCGCCGACGACGAATCCCCAGCCGCCAATGCCGCGCAATTTGCCGTCCCGGCGTGCATTATAGACCGAGCCAGTGCCAAAGGCGCCGATGACGCCGTCGGAATCGCCAAGCGCGCCCTGAAGCGCGATCAGAGCATCGGTGACGACATGGCCGTCCGCGAAAGGCAGGGCGCGGTCGATGCGGGTTCCGTAGTCGCCGACGTTGGCTCCCGCGACGCCGACGACAGCGGAGACCTTGGAAACGGTTTCTGCAGGCAGGCCCGCATCCCGCAGAGCCTCGCGCGCTGACTCCACGATATTGAGGAGAGAGTTGTCGAGATCGGAAAGGATATTGGCAGGCCCCGCCTTGCCGCGGCCCAGAACGTTGCCCCTCCCGTCCGCAACTGCAGCACGGCAGCCAGATCCGCCTCCGTCTATCCCGATTGCAAGTTCCGTCATCGAACCTCCGAATGCCGCATTCCCTTGGTTTTTACTACAATACCAAAAAAATACCATTTACCAAGTGGAATTGGCTCGAAAATTTCGCCGTTTTATCTATTTGATTTTAAATGATAAAATTTTTAAACGAAATTTGTATGCGCCAAAAGTTAAATTTGGCTGGACAATTGGTATTTTTTTGGACTTAATTCCGGAAAAGGGAACAGCACCTAGAGGCAGATAGAAACCGGCGCTAAAATGATCTGCTGGTGTCTTAAGAAAGATCGCATCACGATTGCCGCTTCAGGGCGCGCGCTTCATGGGAGATCAGGCCGCCGCAGCTTTTTCCTTTCGAGAATATCGCGCCCAGTTCAGCGTATTGGGAGGGCGCATTCTGGCCGGGGGCGTCTTTGCTTTCCGTGTCCGTCGAGCTTCCGGAGCCGGCAGTTGCTGGCGGCCCCACCAAGGTGGCGTTGGGTGTAAACCTCAGGCACGCCAACTGCTTGTACCAGAACCAAGATAGCGCCTTGCGGCGCTTAAAACAGGAGAGGGAAATGAAAAACACTGCTCTGAAAAGCCTGCTGCTTGCCTCCAGTCTGCTCACGTCTGCTGGCTTTGCCTATTCTGCGGACGTCACGCTGACGATCGAAAGCTGGCGTAACGACGACCTGCAGATCTGGCAGGAAAAGATCATTCCGGCCTTCGAAGCCAAGAACCCGGGCATCAAGCTCGTCTTCTCGCCGACCGCTCCGACGGAATACAACGCTTCACTGAACGCAAAGCTCGATGCCGGCTCTGCAGGCGACATCATCACCTGCCGTCCGTTCGACGCGTCGCTCGAACTCTTCAACAAGAAGCAGCTTGCCGATCTCACCAGCCTGCCAGGCATGGAAAACTTCACGCCGGTTGCGAAGGCTGCCTGGTCGACCGACGACGGCAAGTCCACCTTCTGCGTACCGATGGCTTCGGTCATCCACGGCTTCATCTACAACAAGGATGCCTTCGAAAAGCTCGGCATCGCCGTTCCGAAGACGCAGGACGAGTTCTACGCCGCTCTCGAAAAGATCAAGGCGGACGGCACCTACATTCCGATGGCAATGGGTACGAAGGACCTCTGGGAGGCCGCGACCATGGGCTACCAGAACATCGGCCCGAACTATTGGAAGGGCGAAGAGGGCCGCATGGCCTTGATCGAAGGCAAGAAGAAGCTGACGGATGCCGAGTGGGTCGAGCCCCTTAAGGAACTTGCCAAGTGGAAGCCTTATCTCGGCGATGGCTTCGAAGCGCAGACCTATTCCGACAGCCAGAACCTCTTCACGCTCGGCCGTGCGGCGATCTACCCGGCTGGTTCCTGGGAAATTTCGCTGTTCAACAGCCAGGCGCAGTTCAAGATGGGCGCATTCCCGCCGCCGGTTCCGAAGGCTGGCGACACCGGCTACATCTCCGACCATCCGGACATCGGCGTCGGTCTCAATACGAAGAGCGCGCATGCCGAAGAAGCCAAGAAGTTCCTGAGCTGGGTTGCCTCCTCCGAATTCGCAGACATCTACGCGAACTCGCTGCCGGGCTTCTTCAGCCTGAACTCCAACCCGGTGAAGATGAGCGATCCGTTGGCACAGGAATTCGTTTCCTGGCGCGGCCCGTACAAGTCGACCGTCCGCTCGACCTACCAGATCCTGTCGCGCGGTACGCCGAACCTGGAAAACGAAACCTGGGTCGAATCGGCCAATGTCATCAACGGCACCGACACGCCGGAAGTGGCTGCCGAAAAGCTCCAGAAGGGTCTCGACGGCTGGTACAAGCCGGGCAAGTAAGCCGGCGTCGATTAGGCAGGGCGGCGATTTCGCCGCCCTCATTCCTGTGCTCGTCACAGGAAGCCAGCCACGCGAAGTCTTTCGCGTGAGAAGAGTCTCCCGTGCCGCCAACGCGGCGCAACTGGATCCCTGTGTGAACCCCGGACATAAACCCGAGGACAGGGACGAGGGGAGAGAACGAAGCAAAGCGAGCCAGAACAATGACCGATCTGACAGCGGAAACCGCGATACCGATCAGGCGCCCGGTGCGCTGGCATATCGGCGTCTTTCTTCTCCCGGCAATCATCGTCTATTCGGCGATCATGGTCCTGCCGCTGATCGAAACGCTCAGGCTTTCGTTCTACAACATCGTCGACGGCACGCCCGCCTTCGTCGGCCTTGCGAACTACAAGGTGCTGTTCGGCGATCCGCGCTGGGCGCATGATTTCTGGAATGCGCTTGTCAACAACCTGATCTTTTTCGCCATTCATATGTGCGTGCAGAATCCGATCGGCGTTGCGCTTGCAGCGCTTCTGTCCACGCCGCGGCTGCGTTTCGTCGCCTTCTACCGCACGGCGATGTTCCTGCCGACGCTCTTGTCGTTCGTGATCGTCGGCTTCATCTGGAAGCTGATCCTCTCGCCGATCTGGGGTGTCGCACCATGGCTGATGAGCCTTGTCGGCATGAAGTCCTTCTTCGCGCCCTGGCTCGGCCAGTCCGGTCCGGCGCTGGTCGCCGTGTCGCTGATCTCCAACTGGCAATATATCGGTATCCCGATGATGCTGATCTATGCGGCGCTGCTCAGCATTCCCGAAGAGGTGATCGAGGCTGCGGAATGCGATGGCATCACCGGCTGGGCACAGTTCTGGAAGATCAAGCTGCCGCTCATCCTGCCAGCGATCGGCATCATTTCGATCCTGACCTTCGTCGGTAATTTCAACGCTTTCGACTTGATCTACACCGTACAGGGCGCGCTTGCCGGTCCCAATATGTCAACCGATATCCTGGGAACGCTGCTTTACCGCACCTTCTTCGGCTTCCAGTTGCAGCTCGGCGACCGTTCCATGGGGGCGACGATCGCGACGGTGATGTTCCTGATCATCCTCGCCGGCGTCTCTTTCTATCTTTTCGCAATCCAGCGGCGCATGCGCCGGTATCAATTCTAAGGAGCGTGGTCCATGTCCAATAGAGCACGCACGTCCCCCCTCCGCGCCGGCCTCGTGCATTTGGCTTTGATCGGCTATACGCTCGTCGCCATCTTTCCGGTGTTTCTGACAATCATCAACTCGTTCAAGGACCGCAACGCGATCTTCCGCTCGCCGCTGCAGGTGCCGACGCCTTCGACCTTCAGCCTTGTCGGGTATCAGACGGTGCTGGGGCAGGGCGATTTCGCAACCTATTTCCAGAACAGCTTCATCGTGACGGTTGTTTCGATCTTCTTCGTGTTGCTGTTCGGTGCGATGGCGGCCTTCGCGCTTTCCGAATACCGCTTCCGCGGCAACACGCTCTTGGGCCTCTACATGGCGATCGGAATCATGATCCCGATCCGTCTCGGCACGGTGGCTATCCTGCAGGGCATGGTGGCCGCCGGCCTCGTCAATACGCTGACGGCGCTTGTTCTCGTCTATACCGCGCAGGGCATCCCGTTGGCGATCTTCATCCTGTCGGAATTCATGCGCACGGTTTCGGACGACCTGAAGAATGCCGGGCGCATCGACGGGTTGTCTGAATATGCAATCTTCTTCCGGCTCGTGCTGCCGCTCGTGCGCCCGGCAATGGCGACGGTCGCGGTTTTCACGATGATCCCGATCTGGAACGATTTGTGGTTCCCGCTGATCCTGGCGCCGTCTGAATCCACCAAGACCGTCACGCTCGGCTCGCAGATATTTATCGGCCAATTCGTGACCAACTGGAACGCCGTTCTGGCAGCACTTTCGCTGGCGATCCTGCCGATCCTCGTGCTTTACGTCATCTTCTCGCGGCAACTGATCCGCGGCATCACGTCCGGAGCAGTGAAATGACCGTTTCGCAGAAGCCGGTCCGCGTTCTCGTCGCGGGGCTCGGCAATATGGGCCGCAGCCATGCGCTCGCCTATCACAACAATCCGGGCTTCGAGATCGCCGGTCTCGTCAACCGTTCGAGGCCGAGCCTGCCGCCGGAGCTTGAGGGTTACACCATCTATCCGGACTTCACGACGGCGCTGGCCGAATTGAAGCCAGATCTCTGCGCCATCTGCACCTATTCCGACAGCCATGCCGATTATGCGGTCGCGGCGTTCGAGGCTGGTTGCGATGTCTTCGTGGAAAAGCCGCTGGCAACGACCGTCGCCGACGCCGAACGCGTCGTGGCGGCTGCGAAGAAAGCCGGGCGGAAGCTGGTGATCGGCT from Rhizobium sullae includes:
- a CDS encoding carbohydrate ABC transporter permease yields the protein MSNRARTSPLRAGLVHLALIGYTLVAIFPVFLTIINSFKDRNAIFRSPLQVPTPSTFSLVGYQTVLGQGDFATYFQNSFIVTVVSIFFVLLFGAMAAFALSEYRFRGNTLLGLYMAIGIMIPIRLGTVAILQGMVAAGLVNTLTALVLVYTAQGIPLAIFILSEFMRTVSDDLKNAGRIDGLSEYAIFFRLVLPLVRPAMATVAVFTMIPIWNDLWFPLILAPSESTKTVTLGSQIFIGQFVTNWNAVLAALSLAILPILVLYVIFSRQLIRGITSGAVK
- a CDS encoding carbohydrate ABC transporter permease, giving the protein MTDLTAETAIPIRRPVRWHIGVFLLPAIIVYSAIMVLPLIETLRLSFYNIVDGTPAFVGLANYKVLFGDPRWAHDFWNALVNNLIFFAIHMCVQNPIGVALAALLSTPRLRFVAFYRTAMFLPTLLSFVIVGFIWKLILSPIWGVAPWLMSLVGMKSFFAPWLGQSGPALVAVSLISNWQYIGIPMMLIYAALLSIPEEVIEAAECDGITGWAQFWKIKLPLILPAIGIISILTFVGNFNAFDLIYTVQGALAGPNMSTDILGTLLYRTFFGFQLQLGDRSMGATIATVMFLIILAGVSFYLFAIQRRMRRYQF
- a CDS encoding N-acetylglucosamine kinase; the protein is MTELAIGIDGGGSGCRAAVADGRGNVLGRGKAGPANILSDLDNSLLNIVESAREALRDAGLPAETVSKVSAVVGVAGANVGDYGTRIDRALPFADGHVVTDALIALQGALGDSDGVIGAFGTGSVYNARRDGKLRGIGGWGFVVGDQASGARLGRDLLEKSLLAYDKVRPSSPLTARLMSEYGGNPERVVEFAHTAKPKDFARYAPLVFEYAAQDDEIAIAIVKDAAAAIDENLDTLLWPQCPAICLLGGLAKAYGPWLAERHKALLAEPKGDVLQGAVDLAVKFLQERQKGAA
- a CDS encoding ABC transporter substrate-binding protein yields the protein MKNTALKSLLLASSLLTSAGFAYSADVTLTIESWRNDDLQIWQEKIIPAFEAKNPGIKLVFSPTAPTEYNASLNAKLDAGSAGDIITCRPFDASLELFNKKQLADLTSLPGMENFTPVAKAAWSTDDGKSTFCVPMASVIHGFIYNKDAFEKLGIAVPKTQDEFYAALEKIKADGTYIPMAMGTKDLWEAATMGYQNIGPNYWKGEEGRMALIEGKKKLTDAEWVEPLKELAKWKPYLGDGFEAQTYSDSQNLFTLGRAAIYPAGSWEISLFNSQAQFKMGAFPPPVPKAGDTGYISDHPDIGVGLNTKSAHAEEAKKFLSWVASSEFADIYANSLPGFFSLNSNPVKMSDPLAQEFVSWRGPYKSTVRSTYQILSRGTPNLENETWVESANVINGTDTPEVAAEKLQKGLDGWYKPGK